One genomic region from Drosophila subpulchrella strain 33 F10 #4 breed RU33 chromosome 2R, RU_Dsub_v1.1 Primary Assembly, whole genome shotgun sequence encodes:
- the LOC119551339 gene encoding uncharacterized protein LOC119551339 isoform X4 — protein sequence MTFTRLKTLSLLVCALLALSFPGYVNGATNNNSKKGSQPVAPIEPEAVIEEVNAKQLEKLLADKDYVAVFWYARSCVTCDKVLAELEKIDDDTDSFGVDFVKINDKRLAKQYGIKNFPALTYFREKEPIIYDGDLMDEEGVLDFLTSLEAMDLPDRIEEVNSKILQKIIEDTDFVAVLFCPDHETCPPRVMDKQQCRKCAKALQELENIDDEADQLGIGFVKIHDEALADEYNLGNLPALVYYRHQTPIIYEGELQREEDVLEWLVQNKSTGDEDDVIEDVTSKTLSTLISNIDNLVVLFYDHGNDDSMTVLEELEQIDDDCDKHGIQFVKIDDAKAAADYGIDSIPAIVYFEKEIPNVYDGDLMDEEQILKWLLGQLERDEIEDVTDEMLDTMIKEGRVIAVLFYDNNDKKSQKVLEELENIDDECDALGITFVKIDNPEEAVEYGINKVPKLIYFEKGIPTIYEGNLEDEEKLLKWLTDQTSSDQIEDITDEMLDLIIEKMPHVAVLFYDKDQKKSQKILAELENIDDECDQNDIAFVKIDDDKEAKEWGIDEIPSIVLFERGIPHIYEGDLMKEDELLGWLVHQKRYSEIPEVTDEMKDKLVENTEHLAVIFYDKDDKQDMRILNELENIDDELEKEGIVIVRIDNAAEAKEYGLDHLPALIYFENKIPALYEGDLMNEDEVLEWLLVQKKTATIEEVTDEILVNLINEHEYVVVFFTGPCEPGETCDHTLNALESIDDELDEAGIIFVTTEDTGVAKKYNVKTYPRLVFFRNRDPLHFTGDLDDEDEVLAWITDDETLEIPGKIEEVNVKMLDKILAENDHVVVFFYAEGDKKAQKILNELENIDDECEEKDIDFVKTSDDDIDKEYDLPGLPALAFYRHKFRTIYTGDLMKEEEILEWVIDLHESTADVIESVDRKTLQVLINDVEHLAVFFYDDECESCSDILEELENIDDDTDKHGIQFVKSNDVKLAHEIGIFAFPALVYYETGVPIMYDGNIASNQDVFNWILEQKADQSIQLINRDQLFEYIGTKDFLAVVFYKEDDPDSPRVLRHIELIDDEAAEYGIYIVKMHDKLMAKKYGYRNPPGLTYFRKGKYINYDGDIDDEEEVLDWLTSPANMEMTDHIEQVNRKMFEKIRKNSDYVAVIFYSDECKQCPRVLAEVEHIDDEADKAGIDFVKIDDKQMAKEYGVFALPAIVFFKPTSKEPVIYAGDLYEEEQILTWLITQKDPSGDVIEDLEGERLVHLIEESGSIAVYFYADGCEQCTKVLEELENIDDDCDKHGITFVKTRDFSVADGYGVHEYPALVYFEGGIPNVFEGELSEEEEVLQWLITQKTEDRIELITRQMLETMVEETQYLAVYFYKINCNICDQILEGLELIDDECDVFGIHMVKIQDPQLAKRYSIKTFPALVYFRNGNPLLFEGDLQNEQSVLEWLIDDDNRELADEIEEVNERMLDRLMAESTLLVVFFYDDDCAECEEILEELEEIDGEADMFGIDFVKIASMQAAKTYEIVNIPSLVYFRKQVPVLYDGDLHQHDKVITWLTSQDVFEIKNEIEEVNRKMLDKLLEENEFLAVFFYEHNQPDSTAALEKLENIDSETDNLDITFVKMADSRYAKKWGVTKLPAMVYFRRRFPSIYRGDLLSEDEVLEWLRKNRFRQPELNIFMYALIALAVAFVIYTAFLLQCFKPAPPPPVQHPKQS from the exons ATGACTTTCACTCGCCTCAAGACTCTTTCGCTGCTCGTGTGCGCTCTGCTGGCACTGAGTTTTCCCGGATATGTGAACGGCGctaccaacaacaacagcaagaAGGGCTCGCAGCCAGTGGCGCCCATCGAACCGGAAGCCGTCATCGAGGAGGTCAATGCCAAGCAGCTGGAGAAGCTCCTGGCCGACAAGGATTACGTGGCCGTCTTCTGGT ATGCGCGTAGCTGCGTGACCTGTGATAAGGTTTTAGCGGAACTCGAGAAAATCGACGATGACACCGACTCCTTCGGTGTGGACTTTGTGAAAATCAACGACAAACGACTAGCCAAACAGTATGGCATCAAGAACTTCCCCGCCCTCACCTACTTCAG GGAAAAGGAGCCTATCATCTACGATGGCGACCTCATGGACGAGGAGGGCGTGCTCGACTTCCTCACCTCGCTGGAGGCCATGGATCTGCCCGATCGCATCGAGGAGGTCAATTCCAAGATTTTGCAGAAGATCATCGAGGACACCGACTTTGTAGCCGTTCTATTCT GTCCAGATCATGAAACATGCCCGCCCAGGGTTATGG ACAAACAGCAATGCCGCAAGTGCGCCAAGGCCTTGCAGGAGCTGGAGAATATCGACGACGAAGCCGATCAGCTGGGCATCGGGTTTGTGAAAATTCACGACGAGGCCCTGGCCGACGAGTACAATCTCGGCAATCTGCCAGCCCTGGTCTACTACCGCCACCAGACTCCGATCATATACGAAG GTGAACTTCAGCGGGAGGAGGACGTCTTGGAGTGGTTGGTGCAGAATAAGTCGACGGGCGATGAAGATGATGTTATTGAGGACGTCACTTCGAAGACTCTGTCGACGCTGATCAGCAATATCGACAACCTGGTTGTGCTATTTT ATGATCATGGAAATGACGACTCGATGACCGTGTTGGAGGAGCTAGAGCAAATCGACGACGACTGCGACAAGCATGGCATTCAGTTTGTGAAAATCGACGATGCCAAGGCGGCAGCCGATTACGGAATCGATTCG ATTCCGGCCATTGTTTACTTTGAAAAAGAAATTCCAAATGTGTACGACGGCGATCTCATGGACGAGGAGCAGATTCTGAAATGGTTGTTGGGGCAGTTGGAACGGGATGAGATCGAGGACGTCACGGACGAAATGCTCGACACAATGATCAAAGAAGGACGCGTCATTGCCGTGCTGTTCT ACGACAACAACGACAAGAAGTCCCAGAAAGTGCTCGAAGAGCTCGAGAACATCGACGACGAGTGCGACGCTCTGGGCATTACCTTCGTGAAGATCGACAATCCCGAGGAGGCCGTTGAATATGGCATCAATAAAGTTCCTAAACTGATATACTTTGAAAAAGGCATTCCAACTATTTACGAAGGCAATCTGGAGGACGAGGAGAAGCTCCTGAAATGGCTAACAGACCAAACGAGTTCCGATCAAATCGAGGACATCACCGACGAAATGTTGGATTTGATCATTGAGAAAATGCCCCACGTAGCCGTTCTCTTCT ACGACAAAGACCAAAAGAAATCACAGAAAATCCTCGCAGAATTGGAAAACATTGACGATGAGTGCGATCAGAATGATATTGCCTTTGTCAAGATCGATGATGACAAGGAGGCCAAAGAATGGGGTATCGATGAGATACCATCGATTGTACTCTTTGAACGTGGAATTCCACACATCTACGAGGGTGATCTGATGAAAGAGGATGAGCTGCTTGGCTGGTTGGTGCACCAGAAGCGCTATTCCGAAATTCCCGAAGTCACCGACGAGATGAAGGACAAACTGGTCGAGAACACCGAGCACTTGGCGGTTATCTTCT ACGACAAGGACGATAAGCAGGATATGCGCATCCTGAACGAACTGGAAAACATCGACGATGAGCTGGAGAAGGAGGGTATTGTCATCGTGCGTATCGATAATGCCGCCGAAGCCAAGGAATATGGTCTCGACCATTTGCCCGCCCTCATCTACTTCGAGAACAAGATCCCCGCCCTCTACGAAGGCGATCTGATGAACGAGGATGAGGTTCTGGAGTGGCTGCTGGTGCAGAAGAAGACGGCTACCATCGAGGAGGTCACCGATGAGATCCTGGTCAACCTGATCAACGAGCACGAATATGTCGTTGTCTTCTTCACCGGTCCCTGCGAACCCGGCGAGACCTGCGACCACACTCTGAACGCCCTGGAAAGCATCGACGACGAGTTGGACGAGGCTGGCATCATTTTTGTTACCACAGAAGATACGGGTGTCGCCAAGAAGTACAATGTCAAGACCTATCCACGCCTGGTGTTCTTCAGGAACCGTGATCCTTTGCACTTTACCGGAGACCTGGACGACGAAGACGAAGTGTTGGCCTGGATTACCGACGACGAAACCCTCGAAATTCCCGGAAAAATCGAGGAGGTCAATGTGAAGATGTTGGATAAGATCTTGGCTGAAAACGATCACGTTGTCGTGTTCTTCt ATGCTGAGGGCGATAAGAAGGCCCAGAAGATCCTTAACGAGCTGGAGAACATCGATGACGAGTGCGAGGAAAAAGACATTGACTTTGTAAAGACATCCGACGATGATATTGATAAGGAATACGATCTGCCCGGTCTGCCGGCACTTGCATTTTATAGACATAAGTTTAGAACAATTTACACCG gTGACCTGATGAAGGAAGAGGAAATTCTTGAGTGGGTTATTGACTTGCACGAGTCTACAGCTGATGTCATTGAATCTGTCGATCGTAAGACCCTGCAAGTTTTGATCAACGATGTTGAGCACCTGGCTGTGTTCTTCT ATGACGATGAATGCGAATCGTGTTCTGATATCTTGGAGGAACTGGAAAACATCGACGATGACACCGATAAGCACGGAATACAGTTTGTCAAATCAAATGACGTTAAGCTGGCCCATGAAATTGGCATTTTCGCATTCCCAGCTTTGGTCTACTACGAGACCGGCGTCCCGATTATGTATGATG GTAATATTGCAAGCAATCAGGACGTCTTCAACTGGATCCTCGAACAGAAGGCCGACCAAAGCATTCAGCTAATTAATCGTGATCAACTCTTCGAGTATATAGGCACCAAAGACTTTTTAGCGGTTGTTTTTT ACAAAGAAGATGATCCCGACTCGCCACGAGTGCTACGGCACATCGAACTAATCGACGATGAGGCTGCCgaatatggcatttatatagTGAAAATGCACGACAAACTGATGGCCAAGAAGTACGGATACAGGAATCCCCCGGGCCTGACCTATTTCCGGAAGGGCAAGTACATCAACTACGATGGCGACATcgacgacgaggaggaggTACTCGACTGGCTGACCAGTCCGGCCAACATGGAGATGACCGACCACATCGAGCAGGTCAACCGCAAGATGTTCGAGAAGATCCGCAAGAACTCCGACTACGTGGCGGTGATCTTCT ATAGCGATGAGTGCAAGCAGTGTCCTCGCGTCCTTGCCGAGGTGGAGCACATAGACGACGAGGCGGACAAGGCGGGCATCGACTTTGTCAAGATCGACGACAAGCAGATGGCCAAGGAGTACGGGGTGTTTGCCCTGCCTGCCATTGTCTTCTTCAAGCCCACATCCAAGGAGCCAGTCATTTACGCCG GTGATCTTTACGAAGAAGAACAGATCCTTACTTGGCTGATCACGCAAAAGGATCCAAGTGGAGATGTTATCGAAGATCTCGAAGGCGAAAGACTCGTTCACCTGATCGAAGAGTCTGGCTCCATAGCCGTGTACTTTT ATGCGGATGGCTGTGAGCAGTGCACCAAGGTTCTTGAGGAGCTGGAAAACATCGATGACGACTGCGATAAGCATGGCATTACCTTCGTGAAGACCAGGGACTTCTCCGTGGCCGATGGTTATGGTGTGCATGAGTATCCTGCTTTAGTCTACTTCGAGGGAGGAATACCCAACGTCTTCGAGG GTGAACTTAGCGAAGAGGAGGAGGTGCTGCAGTGGCTCATCACACAGAAGACCGAAGATCGCATCGAGCTCATCACTCGCCAAATGCTCGAGACCATGGTGGAGGAGACCCAGTACCTAGCCGTGTACTTCT ACAAAATCAACTGCAACATATGCGACCAGATATTAGAGGGACTGGAACTGATCGATGACGAATGCGATGTGTTCGGAATTCATATGGTCAAGATACAAGATCCCCAGCTGGCCAAGCGTTATTCGATTAAGACCTTCCCGGCTTTGGTTTATTTCAG AAACGGAAATCCCTTGTTATTTGAGGGAGACCTGCAAAACGAGCAGTCTGTATTGGAATGGCTTATCGATGATGACAACCGTGAGTTGGCCGATGAAATCGAGGAGGTCAACGAGCGCATGTTGGATCGTCTAATGGCCGAGTCCACCCTGTTAGTGGTTTTCTTTT ATGACGATGACTGTGCTGAGTGCGAAGAGATTTTGGAAGAGCTGGAGGAGATTGATGGCGAAGCCGATATGTTTGGCATTGATTTTGTAAAGATTGCTAGTATGCAGGCAGCCAAAACATACGAAATTGTCAATATACCTTCCCTGGTATATTTCCG aaaacAAGTGCCTGTCCTCTATGATGGAGATTTGCACCAACACGATAAGGTTATTACTTGGCTGACGTCCCAAGATGTATTCGAAATCAAAAACGAAATAGAAGAAGTTAACCGCAAAATGCTTGACAAACTACTGGAAGAGAACGAGTTCTTGGCCGTGTTCTTCT ATGAACACAATCAGCCGGACAGTACTGCAGCTCTGGAGAAACTCGAAAACATTGACAGCGAGACAGACAATTTGGATATTACATTTGTAAAGATGGCCGACTCACGGTATGCCAAGAAATGGGGCGTCACCAAGCTGCCAGCAATGGTCTACTTCCGCCGACGCTTCCCTAGCATCTATAGGG GTGACCTTCTATCCGAGGACGAGGTGCTGGAGTGGCTGCGCAAGAACCGCTTCCGCCAACCCGAGCTGAACATCTTTATGTACGCCCTGATCGCCCTGGCGGTGGCCTTTGTGATCTATACAGCCTTCCTGCTGCAGTGCTTCAAGCCGGCGCCACCACCTCCTGTCCAGCACCCCAAGCAGTCGTGA
- the LOC119551339 gene encoding uncharacterized protein LOC119551339 isoform X9: MTFTRLKTLSLLVCALLALSFPGYVNGATNNNSKKGSQPVAPIEPEAVIEEVNAKQLEKLLADKDYVAVFWYARSCVTCDKVLAELEKIDDDTDSFGVDFVKINDKRLAKQYGIKNFPALTYFREKEPIIYDGDLMDEEGVLDFLTSLEAMDLPDRIEEVNSKILQKIIEDTDFVAVLFCPDHETCPPRVMDKQQCRKCAKALQELENIDDEADQLGIGFVKIHDEALADEYNLGNLPALVYYRHQTPIIYEGELQREEDVLEWLVQNKSTGDEDDVIEDVTSKTLSTLISNIDNLVVLFYDHGNDDSMTVLEELEQIDDDCDKHGIQFVKIDDAKAAADYGIDSIPAIVYFEKEIPNVYDGDLMDEEQILKWLLGQLERDEIEDVTDEMLDTMIKEGRVIAVLFYDNNDKKSQKVLEELENIDDECDALGITFVKIDNPEEAVEYGINKVPKLIYFEKGIPTIYEGNLEDEEKLLKWLTDQTSSDQIEDITDEMLDLIIEKMPHVAVLFYDKDQKKSQKILAELENIDDECDQNDIAFVKIDDDKEAKEWGIDEIPSIVLFERGIPHIYEGDLMKEDELLGWLVHQKRYSEIPEVTDEMKDKLVENTEHLAVIFYDKDDKQDMRILNELENIDDELEKEGIVIVRIDNAAEAKEYGLDHLPALIYFENKIPALYEGDLMNEDEVLEWLLVQKKTATIEEVTDEILVNLINEHEYVVVFFTGPCEPGETCDHTLNALESIDDELDEAGIIFVTTEDTGVAKKYNVKTYPRLVFFRNRDPLHFTGDLDDEDEVLAWITDDETLEIPGKIEEVNVKMLDKILAENDHVVVFFYAEGDKKAQKILNELENIDDECEEKDIDFVKTSDDDIDKEYDLPGLPALAFYRHKFRTIYTGDLMKEEEILEWVIDLHESTADVIESVDRKTLQVLINDVEHLAVFFYDDECESCSDILEELENIDDDTDKHGIQFVKSNDVKLAHEIGIFAFPALVYYETGVPIMYDGNLKNENRVLQWLVNQKNLGKRNSNRNAFKQDDECFYVGLGHDGHSAKRGNNFVPNDYKPFQCCPTKLEKSTKVPKMTAQRIGHSEGDQGKRPIGGGNFQFAGSASKSSGKPVASKKQTKAPAPKDSEEDDDEEKPLVKVSYANKRSGGSNKPQAGKKVVAKDNNDEESQEVEKAAKQKSSKKSGKLNVKTGINFFQNRLKNLYDIIFQDISLWE; this comes from the exons ATGACTTTCACTCGCCTCAAGACTCTTTCGCTGCTCGTGTGCGCTCTGCTGGCACTGAGTTTTCCCGGATATGTGAACGGCGctaccaacaacaacagcaagaAGGGCTCGCAGCCAGTGGCGCCCATCGAACCGGAAGCCGTCATCGAGGAGGTCAATGCCAAGCAGCTGGAGAAGCTCCTGGCCGACAAGGATTACGTGGCCGTCTTCTGGT ATGCGCGTAGCTGCGTGACCTGTGATAAGGTTTTAGCGGAACTCGAGAAAATCGACGATGACACCGACTCCTTCGGTGTGGACTTTGTGAAAATCAACGACAAACGACTAGCCAAACAGTATGGCATCAAGAACTTCCCCGCCCTCACCTACTTCAG GGAAAAGGAGCCTATCATCTACGATGGCGACCTCATGGACGAGGAGGGCGTGCTCGACTTCCTCACCTCGCTGGAGGCCATGGATCTGCCCGATCGCATCGAGGAGGTCAATTCCAAGATTTTGCAGAAGATCATCGAGGACACCGACTTTGTAGCCGTTCTATTCT GTCCAGATCATGAAACATGCCCGCCCAGGGTTATGG ACAAACAGCAATGCCGCAAGTGCGCCAAGGCCTTGCAGGAGCTGGAGAATATCGACGACGAAGCCGATCAGCTGGGCATCGGGTTTGTGAAAATTCACGACGAGGCCCTGGCCGACGAGTACAATCTCGGCAATCTGCCAGCCCTGGTCTACTACCGCCACCAGACTCCGATCATATACGAAG GTGAACTTCAGCGGGAGGAGGACGTCTTGGAGTGGTTGGTGCAGAATAAGTCGACGGGCGATGAAGATGATGTTATTGAGGACGTCACTTCGAAGACTCTGTCGACGCTGATCAGCAATATCGACAACCTGGTTGTGCTATTTT ATGATCATGGAAATGACGACTCGATGACCGTGTTGGAGGAGCTAGAGCAAATCGACGACGACTGCGACAAGCATGGCATTCAGTTTGTGAAAATCGACGATGCCAAGGCGGCAGCCGATTACGGAATCGATTCG ATTCCGGCCATTGTTTACTTTGAAAAAGAAATTCCAAATGTGTACGACGGCGATCTCATGGACGAGGAGCAGATTCTGAAATGGTTGTTGGGGCAGTTGGAACGGGATGAGATCGAGGACGTCACGGACGAAATGCTCGACACAATGATCAAAGAAGGACGCGTCATTGCCGTGCTGTTCT ACGACAACAACGACAAGAAGTCCCAGAAAGTGCTCGAAGAGCTCGAGAACATCGACGACGAGTGCGACGCTCTGGGCATTACCTTCGTGAAGATCGACAATCCCGAGGAGGCCGTTGAATATGGCATCAATAAAGTTCCTAAACTGATATACTTTGAAAAAGGCATTCCAACTATTTACGAAGGCAATCTGGAGGACGAGGAGAAGCTCCTGAAATGGCTAACAGACCAAACGAGTTCCGATCAAATCGAGGACATCACCGACGAAATGTTGGATTTGATCATTGAGAAAATGCCCCACGTAGCCGTTCTCTTCT ACGACAAAGACCAAAAGAAATCACAGAAAATCCTCGCAGAATTGGAAAACATTGACGATGAGTGCGATCAGAATGATATTGCCTTTGTCAAGATCGATGATGACAAGGAGGCCAAAGAATGGGGTATCGATGAGATACCATCGATTGTACTCTTTGAACGTGGAATTCCACACATCTACGAGGGTGATCTGATGAAAGAGGATGAGCTGCTTGGCTGGTTGGTGCACCAGAAGCGCTATTCCGAAATTCCCGAAGTCACCGACGAGATGAAGGACAAACTGGTCGAGAACACCGAGCACTTGGCGGTTATCTTCT ACGACAAGGACGATAAGCAGGATATGCGCATCCTGAACGAACTGGAAAACATCGACGATGAGCTGGAGAAGGAGGGTATTGTCATCGTGCGTATCGATAATGCCGCCGAAGCCAAGGAATATGGTCTCGACCATTTGCCCGCCCTCATCTACTTCGAGAACAAGATCCCCGCCCTCTACGAAGGCGATCTGATGAACGAGGATGAGGTTCTGGAGTGGCTGCTGGTGCAGAAGAAGACGGCTACCATCGAGGAGGTCACCGATGAGATCCTGGTCAACCTGATCAACGAGCACGAATATGTCGTTGTCTTCTTCACCGGTCCCTGCGAACCCGGCGAGACCTGCGACCACACTCTGAACGCCCTGGAAAGCATCGACGACGAGTTGGACGAGGCTGGCATCATTTTTGTTACCACAGAAGATACGGGTGTCGCCAAGAAGTACAATGTCAAGACCTATCCACGCCTGGTGTTCTTCAGGAACCGTGATCCTTTGCACTTTACCGGAGACCTGGACGACGAAGACGAAGTGTTGGCCTGGATTACCGACGACGAAACCCTCGAAATTCCCGGAAAAATCGAGGAGGTCAATGTGAAGATGTTGGATAAGATCTTGGCTGAAAACGATCACGTTGTCGTGTTCTTCt ATGCTGAGGGCGATAAGAAGGCCCAGAAGATCCTTAACGAGCTGGAGAACATCGATGACGAGTGCGAGGAAAAAGACATTGACTTTGTAAAGACATCCGACGATGATATTGATAAGGAATACGATCTGCCCGGTCTGCCGGCACTTGCATTTTATAGACATAAGTTTAGAACAATTTACACCG gTGACCTGATGAAGGAAGAGGAAATTCTTGAGTGGGTTATTGACTTGCACGAGTCTACAGCTGATGTCATTGAATCTGTCGATCGTAAGACCCTGCAAGTTTTGATCAACGATGTTGAGCACCTGGCTGTGTTCTTCT ATGACGATGAATGCGAATCGTGTTCTGATATCTTGGAGGAACTGGAAAACATCGACGATGACACCGATAAGCACGGAATACAGTTTGTCAAATCAAATGACGTTAAGCTGGCCCATGAAATTGGCATTTTCGCATTCCCAGCTTTGGTCTACTACGAGACCGGCGTCCCGATTATGTATGATG GTAATCTCAAAAATGAAAACCGTGTGCTGCAGTGGTTAGTCAATCAAAAGA ACTTGGGGAAGAGGAATTCAAATAGAAATGCATTTAAACAAG ATGACGAATGTTTCTATGTTGGATTGGGTCATGACGGCCATTCAGCTAAGCGCGGCAACAATTTCGTGCCCAACGATTACAAACCATTCCAATGCTGTCCAACCAAATTGGAGAAGTCAACGAAAGTTCCTAAGATGACGGCCCAGCGGATCGGACACAGCGAAGGTGACCAGGGCAAGCGTCCCATTGGCGGCGGTAACTTCCAGTTCGCCGGATCGGCATCCAAGTCCTCCGGCAAGCCGGTGGCATCCAAGAAGCAGACCAAGGCCCCAGCCCCCAAGGACTCCGAGGAGGACGATGATGAGGAGAAGCCCCTGGTCAAGGTGTCGTATGCCAACAAGCGATCCGGAGGAAGCAACAAGCCGCAGGCTGGCAAGAAGGTGGTGGCCAAGGACAACAACGACGAGGAGTCCCAGGAGGTGGAGAAGGCGGCCAAGCAGAAGTCGTCGAAGAAATCCGGCAAGCTGAATGTCAAAACCG GCATTAATTTTTTCCAAAATCGactaaaaaatttgtatgataTCATTTTTCAGGATATCTCTCTGTGGGAGTAA